The following proteins are encoded in a genomic region of Enterocloster clostridioformis:
- the ltrA gene encoding group II intron reverse transcriptase/maturase has protein sequence MDTSSLMEQILSRDNLNAAYLQVVRNKGAAGVDGMTVEELGAYLSENGENIKEQLRTRKYKPKPVRRVEIPKPDGGTRNLGVPTAVDRFVQQAVAQVLTPIFEEQFHDHSYGFRPKRCAQQAVLKALEMMNDGHNWIVDIDLAKFFDTVDHDKLMTIFGRTIKDGDVISVVRKILVSGVMIDDEYEDTVVGTPQGGNISPLLANIMLNELDKELEARRLDFVRYADDLIIMVGSRQAAERVMKSVARFIEEKLGLKVNAEKSRVDKPKGIKYLGFGFYYDSFAKGYKARPHPKAAAKFKAQMKKYTSRSWGVGNGYKIGKLNRLIRGWINYFKIGSMKRLCAKMDGQIRYRLRMCIWKHWKTPKNREKNLIKLGLPPNAAHGISYAKGYARVCRSWNLHICISKERLAKFGLVSMEDYYAEKAVTC, from the coding sequence ATGGACACAAGCAGTCTCATGGAGCAGATATTAAGCAGGGATAATCTAAATGCGGCGTATCTGCAAGTCGTAAGGAATAAAGGAGCGGCAGGCGTGGACGGGATGACCGTTGAAGAACTTGGCGCATATCTTTCGGAAAACGGCGAAAACATTAAGGAACAGTTGCGGACGAGGAAGTATAAGCCGAAGCCAGTCCGCAGGGTGGAGATACCCAAACCCGATGGTGGTACAAGAAATCTTGGAGTGCCAACAGCAGTAGACCGCTTTGTACAGCAGGCGGTGGCACAGGTGCTTACCCCGATATTTGAGGAGCAGTTTCACGACCACAGCTATGGATTCAGACCCAAGCGGTGTGCACAGCAGGCAGTCCTTAAAGCATTGGAAATGATGAATGACGGACACAACTGGATAGTGGATATCGACCTAGCGAAATTCTTTGACACAGTAGACCATGACAAGCTGATGACGATTTTCGGACGGACAATAAAGGACGGAGATGTCATATCGGTGGTAAGAAAGATTCTGGTCAGCGGCGTAATGATTGATGATGAGTATGAAGATACGGTAGTCGGCACACCGCAGGGTGGAAATATCTCGCCGCTGTTAGCAAATATCATGTTAAATGAGCTGGACAAAGAACTGGAAGCAAGGAGGCTGGATTTCGTCCGGTATGCAGATGACCTTATTATAATGGTCGGGAGCAGACAGGCGGCAGAGCGGGTAATGAAGAGCGTGGCTCGGTTTATAGAGGAAAAGCTTGGACTGAAAGTGAACGCGGAAAAGAGCAGGGTTGATAAACCAAAGGGCATTAAGTATCTGGGGTTTGGATTTTACTATGACTCATTTGCCAAAGGGTACAAAGCCAGACCACACCCGAAAGCGGCAGCAAAGTTCAAGGCGCAGATGAAGAAATATACAAGCAGGAGCTGGGGAGTGGGCAATGGTTATAAAATTGGGAAACTCAACCGGCTTATCCGAGGGTGGATAAATTATTTCAAAATCGGAAGCATGAAAAGGCTGTGCGCAAAAATGGACGGACAGATTCGGTATCGACTGCGCATGTGCATATGGAAACACTGGAAAACGCCAAAGAACAGGGAAAAGAATCTTATCAAACTTGGTCTGCCGCCAAATGCGGCACATGGCATTTCATATGCCAAAGGATATGCCAGAGTGTGCAGAAGCTGGAATCTCCACATTTGTATCAGTAAAGAGAGACTAGCTAAGTTTGGTCTTGTATCCATGGAAGACTACTACGCCGAAAAGGCTGTTACATGTTAA
- the glmS gene encoding glutamine--fructose-6-phosphate transaminase (isomerizing), whose protein sequence is MCGIIGYTGPLEAKDVLLKGLAGLEYRGYDSAGIAYFNQDSLVRTIKKVGKVAALRECVKSAGEISHCGIGHTRWATHGGVTDANAHPHSFGQVTLIHNGIIENYRQLTQEYELEGRLASQTDSEVAAAVLDSAYRECGQDPLKAIAAFTGMLGGSYGFCILFADRPGEIYAVRKVSPLVASHTHSGALVASDLTALISYTREYFVVPEGCIVRLTPYKVRVYDMDFNRVEPETLEVSWNMDAAMKNGYPHFMLKEIHEQPDALKNTILPRMVDRLPDFRDDGIPDSIFAECTQVRIIACGTAMHAGMVAKALMEPMLRIPVTVSIASEFRYEDPLIDSKTLVMVISQSGETIDTLAAMNLAKSLGSPTLSIINVKGSTIARESDYVLYTHAGPEIAVASTKAYSVQLAALYMIGCRMALVRGAFSRDEAREFMKDLMDVIPAMEIMIGQSEFIQSFVRHLIRERDTFFIGRGLDYAFSLEGALKLKEISYIHAEAYAAGELKHGTIALIYDNVPVIAIATQDHVFAKTISNIREVKARGAYVILLAKKQSVVEDGVADMELRIPDLEDRFTVFPIAVALQLIAYYASIGKHLDVDQPRNLAKSVTVE, encoded by the coding sequence ATGTGTGGAATAATTGGATATACAGGCCCCTTGGAGGCCAAGGATGTATTGTTAAAGGGACTTGCGGGACTGGAGTACAGAGGATATGACAGTGCCGGAATAGCTTACTTCAATCAGGATTCCCTGGTCAGGACCATTAAAAAGGTGGGAAAGGTGGCCGCCCTAAGAGAATGTGTAAAATCAGCCGGCGAGATATCCCACTGCGGAATCGGCCATACCCGCTGGGCTACCCACGGAGGTGTGACAGACGCCAATGCGCATCCCCACAGCTTCGGACAGGTAACCCTGATTCACAACGGAATCATCGAGAATTACCGCCAGCTTACACAGGAATATGAACTGGAAGGCCGTCTTGCCTCCCAGACCGACAGTGAGGTGGCCGCGGCTGTGCTGGATTCTGCTTACAGGGAATGCGGCCAGGATCCGCTGAAAGCAATCGCGGCTTTTACAGGCATGCTGGGAGGCTCCTATGGTTTCTGCATCCTTTTTGCGGATCGTCCCGGTGAGATATATGCCGTAAGAAAGGTAAGCCCCCTTGTTGCTTCCCACACCCACTCAGGAGCTCTTGTAGCCTCAGATCTTACTGCCCTGATTTCCTATACCAGGGAGTATTTCGTGGTCCCGGAAGGCTGCATCGTGCGCCTGACGCCATACAAAGTCCGTGTATATGATATGGACTTTAACCGCGTGGAGCCGGAAACACTGGAGGTCAGCTGGAACATGGATGCGGCCATGAAGAACGGATACCCTCATTTCATGCTTAAGGAAATCCACGAACAGCCGGATGCCCTTAAGAATACCATTCTTCCGAGGATGGTGGACCGTCTGCCGGATTTCCGGGATGACGGCATCCCGGACTCCATATTCGCAGAGTGTACCCAGGTACGCATCATTGCCTGCGGTACAGCCATGCATGCGGGAATGGTGGCAAAAGCGCTGATGGAGCCAATGCTCCGGATACCCGTCACTGTGTCCATTGCATCTGAATTCCGGTATGAGGATCCGCTGATTGATTCCAAAACCCTGGTCATGGTCATCTCTCAGTCAGGGGAGACCATTGACACGCTGGCCGCCATGAATCTGGCCAAAAGCCTTGGCTCTCCCACGCTTTCCATTATCAATGTAAAGGGATCCACCATTGCCAGGGAAAGCGATTACGTATTATATACCCATGCAGGTCCGGAGATTGCGGTTGCCAGTACAAAGGCATATTCCGTCCAACTGGCTGCCCTCTACATGATTGGCTGCCGCATGGCTCTGGTCCGGGGAGCATTCAGCCGCGATGAGGCCAGGGAATTCATGAAGGACCTGATGGACGTCATACCCGCCATGGAAATCATGATTGGACAGTCTGAATTTATTCAGTCCTTTGTGCGCCACCTGATTCGTGAGAGGGACACCTTTTTTATCGGAAGGGGCCTGGATTATGCCTTTTCCCTGGAGGGAGCCCTGAAGCTTAAGGAAATCTCCTACATCCACGCGGAGGCGTATGCCGCCGGTGAATTAAAGCACGGAACCATTGCCCTGATTTACGACAATGTGCCTGTGATCGCCATAGCCACCCAGGACCATGTCTTTGCCAAGACCATTTCCAATATCCGGGAGGTAAAGGCCAGAGGCGCTTACGTTATCCTGCTGGCAAAGAAACAGTCTGTGGTGGAGGACGGAGTGGCTGACATGGAACTTCGGATTCCGGATTTGGAAGACCGCTTCACCGTGTTCCCCATTGCAGTGGCCCTGCAGCTGATTGCCTACTATGCTTCCATCGGCAAGCATCTGGATGTGGACCAGCCGCGAAACCTGGCCAAATCCGTTACGGTGGAGTAA
- a CDS encoding LCP family protein encodes MNNRENDDELERMRARARRGGVRQGGGAYQRPAQSVRERRSTRQSYDGRDEYDEEYYYGEEYGVEGDRQVDFSMEDYLDDEPPVPSRRLRSSHGSSGSARGRQAQSSGSRQVQSGKSRQAGSAASNPDRARAAQTVSRNQRRAGNRRQDTMERGRASAGWQQGQMTKRRKKGRWKGLLLLLLAVFIGYGAWMFLHRPTGYWNIAVFGVDSRDGNTKNALADVQMICSIDRSTGEIRLVSVYRDTYLKINSEGSYHKINEAYFKGGHKQAVSALEENLDIKIDDYATFNWKSVAEAINILGGIDLEITPAEFKYINGFITETVNSTGIGSYQLEQAGMNHLDGVQAVAYSRLRLMDTDFQRTERQRKVVELALAKAKQADVSTLTSLAGYMVQEISTSVGVGDVLPLAKDIGKYHIGETAGFPFSRQTKKIGKMDCVVPTTLESNVVLLHQFLYGEETSYSPSSSVRKISAHISEETGLYEEGKMAPSGGGSSGGGSSGGKTPAQNVPAETPPPETAAPEETTPESTEETEETTQESTVETEETEEVGPGVSDKPTKAPESTKNPDEEQGPGAGGPGGSGAGEPSASHPTKAPETEKPDSGSGSGSDSTSQGPGSQGNGPGQAQSDADEGGPGM; translated from the coding sequence ATGAATAACAGAGAAAATGACGATGAACTGGAACGTATGAGGGCGCGTGCCAGAAGGGGCGGCGTCCGGCAGGGCGGCGGGGCATACCAGAGGCCTGCGCAGTCTGTCAGGGAGCGCAGAAGTACCAGGCAATCCTATGATGGCCGTGATGAGTATGACGAGGAGTACTATTACGGCGAGGAATACGGCGTGGAGGGGGACAGGCAGGTTGATTTCTCCATGGAGGATTATCTGGATGACGAACCTCCGGTGCCCTCCCGCCGTCTGAGGTCCTCCCATGGTTCGTCCGGTTCTGCAAGAGGGCGCCAGGCACAGTCCTCGGGAAGCAGGCAGGTACAGAGCGGGAAATCCCGCCAGGCGGGAAGCGCCGCCTCCAATCCGGACAGGGCCAGGGCGGCACAGACTGTTTCAAGGAATCAGAGACGCGCAGGAAACAGGCGGCAGGATACGATGGAAAGGGGCAGAGCATCCGCCGGATGGCAGCAGGGACAGATGACAAAACGACGTAAAAAAGGCAGATGGAAGGGGCTCCTTTTGCTCCTTCTGGCTGTATTCATAGGATATGGGGCATGGATGTTTCTTCACAGACCCACAGGATACTGGAATATAGCTGTATTTGGAGTGGACAGCAGGGATGGCAATACCAAGAACGCCCTGGCAGATGTTCAGATGATATGCAGCATTGACAGGTCCACGGGAGAAATCCGCCTTGTCAGCGTTTACAGGGATACCTACCTGAAAATCAATTCAGAGGGAAGCTATCATAAAATCAATGAAGCATACTTTAAAGGGGGACATAAACAGGCTGTGTCTGCCCTGGAGGAAAACCTGGATATCAAAATTGACGACTATGCCACCTTTAACTGGAAATCAGTGGCCGAGGCTATCAATATTCTGGGCGGCATAGACCTGGAAATCACGCCTGCGGAATTTAAGTATATCAATGGATTCATTACAGAGACCGTCAATTCAACCGGCATTGGTTCCTATCAGCTGGAACAGGCCGGGATGAACCATTTAGACGGCGTCCAGGCCGTGGCCTACAGCCGGCTGCGTCTCATGGATACGGATTTCCAGAGGACGGAGCGCCAGAGAAAGGTAGTGGAGCTTGCCCTGGCAAAAGCAAAGCAGGCTGATGTCTCAACGCTGACCTCACTGGCAGGCTACATGGTACAGGAGATTTCCACCAGCGTAGGAGTAGGCGATGTGCTGCCTCTGGCAAAGGATATTGGAAAATATCACATCGGGGAGACTGCCGGTTTCCCATTCTCAAGGCAGACCAAGAAAATCGGAAAAATGGACTGCGTGGTGCCCACCACCCTGGAAAGCAATGTAGTCCTTCTCCATCAGTTTCTGTACGGAGAGGAGACATCCTACAGCCCCTCTTCCTCTGTCAGGAAAATCAGCGCCCATATATCGGAAGAAACAGGTCTTTATGAGGAGGGCAAGATGGCTCCTTCCGGAGGCGGTTCATCAGGAGGCGGTTCATCAGGCGGTAAGACGCCTGCCCAGAATGTGCCGGCGGAGACACCTCCGCCAGAAACAGCAGCGCCTGAGGAAACCACCCCGGAAAGTACAGAGGAGACGGAGGAGACCACCCAGGAGAGCACCGTGGAAACAGAGGAAACAGAAGAAGTGGGTCCGGGCGTCTCAGACAAACCCACAAAGGCTCCTGAGAGCACGAAAAATCCGGATGAGGAACAGGGCCCGGGAGCCGGCGGACCGGGCGGCAGCGGCGCCGGAGAGCCTTCCGCCAGCCATCCCACAAAGGCTCCTGAAACAGAGAAACCTGACTCTGGTTCCGGCTCCGGTTCTGACAGCACAAGTCAGGGCCCGGGAAGCCAGGGCAACGGCCCTGGTCAGGCCCAGTCAGACGCGGACGAGGGCGGCCCTGGTATGTAA
- a CDS encoding tRNA 2-thiocytidine biosynthesis TtcA family protein has product MKLQRLLSLTRQALDTYGLIQDGDRIAVGVSGGKDSLTLLHALHHLRRFYPEKYELCAITVDLGLGSMNLEPVAALCREFEIPYEVIRTEIGAVLFDIRKETNPCSLCAKMRKGALNEMAKEMGCNKIAYAHHRDDVIETMMMSLFYEGRFHSFSPYTYLDRMDLTVIRPMIFVAEADVIGFCNKYQLPVCKNPCPMDGYTKRQYIKDLIHKLQEDNPHIKDCMFRAILDGNIKGWPQALK; this is encoded by the coding sequence ATGAAATTGCAACGTCTTTTGAGCCTGACGCGCCAGGCTCTTGATACATACGGGCTGATTCAGGACGGCGACCGCATCGCCGTAGGAGTGTCAGGAGGAAAGGACAGTTTAACCCTGCTCCATGCCCTTCATCATCTGAGGAGGTTCTACCCTGAAAAATATGAGCTGTGCGCCATTACCGTGGATTTGGGACTGGGCAGCATGAATTTGGAGCCGGTGGCGGCCTTGTGCCGGGAATTTGAAATTCCATATGAAGTCATCCGCACGGAAATCGGCGCGGTGCTCTTTGATATCCGCAAGGAAACCAATCCCTGTTCCCTGTGTGCCAAGATGCGAAAAGGCGCTCTCAATGAAATGGCCAAGGAGATGGGATGCAATAAGATTGCCTATGCCCATCACAGGGATGATGTGATAGAGACTATGATGATGTCATTGTTCTATGAGGGAAGGTTCCACTCCTTCTCACCCTATACCTATCTGGATCGCATGGACCTGACCGTCATCCGCCCCATGATTTTTGTCGCAGAGGCAGATGTGATAGGGTTCTGCAATAAGTACCAGCTTCCTGTATGCAAGAATCCATGCCCCATGGACGGATACACAAAGCGGCAGTACATTAAGGATCTGATACATAAGCTGCAGGAGGACAATCCTCATATAAAGGACTGCATGTTCCGGGCTATATTGGACGGCAATATAAAAGGATGGCCCCAGGCGTTGAAATAA
- a CDS encoding HPr family phosphocarrier protein — protein sequence MISYKYIVSDKQGLHATNAMSLSRAAAEYESRITLTGTKGTADCKNVLALMSLGAGQGESLELTVEGPDESQASGFLKGLMRTIL from the coding sequence ATGATAAGTTATAAATATATAGTGTCTGACAAGCAGGGGCTCCATGCTACCAATGCCATGAGTCTGAGCAGGGCAGCCGCAGAATATGAGAGCCGGATAACCCTTACAGGCACAAAGGGTACAGCGGACTGTAAGAATGTCCTTGCTCTCATGAGTTTGGGCGCGGGGCAGGGAGAAAGCCTGGAGCTTACGGTGGAAGGACCTGACGAGAGCCAGGCCTCCGGTTTCTTAAAGGGGCTCATGCGCACCATTTTATAA